The Bombus vancouverensis nearcticus chromosome 17, iyBomVanc1_principal, whole genome shotgun sequence genome has a window encoding:
- the LOC143303881 gene encoding uncharacterized protein LOC143303881, giving the protein MISSEMVKPSLRINLTYQTRQEVSDFMRKKRELKTCIYYVGFMRTVMLERNTKHSRAQSRIIPSFIIQWYYPRNLASPLNFHEANDVSRELWYFNIFIWTPYKRNNRGTGHLLQAKIEFHPR; this is encoded by the exons ATGATATCATCAGAGATGGTAAAGCCATCTCTACGTATAAATCTCACGTACCAAACTCGACAAGAAGTCTCAGATTTCATGAGGAAGAAACGAGAACTTAAAACGTGCATTTACTATGTTGGATTTATGAGGACTGTGATGCTCGAACGGAATACAAAACATTCAAGAGCACAAAGTAGGATCATTCCTAGTTTTATAATACAATGGTATTATCCGAGGAATCTCGCATCTCCATTAAATTTCCACGAAGCCAACGATGTATCAAG GGAACTCTGGTATTTCAACATTTTCATATGGACACCGTACAAGAGGAACAATAGAGGTACCGGTCACCTGTTGCAAGCTAAAATCGAATTTCATCCACGTTAA
- the LOC117166024 gene encoding protein sneaky encodes MPGMENVTNLGLRVEKFKKDFLKHYQTKFPILFRICFDPIGTHKKSRAFIGFLLGFFMAVLLYECIIVDLQFDAYTSVYLGGILITMLSIGCALSIQVRCISILTIPAFFGRAGRSMLRALIFGYIIAGPLFNLVYNAKEVVRTFGCTTQLTYNLTKTRFDLMFKPFQQAILAMKADANEIKDTLSSVRDLMSPIVEEVEGEEEMLRLKEENDYLDELQGDTKRSKEIEEKHEKKIEEAKSDAEIFEAKYKKKIEARCEEQLSRGAGRCRDMFGNAYDKCYEAVSVFVAWLLCWPMKLTFVCNLVQALGGSSICDPEGKVDSGIGEGYIALKSARDEFSRSLKDAKLQYKVRKPPVILDLQDSAYAARAVIHEFTVRRRLFQSVMTIVKRCLSFVFLKIILDAQRYHDEYLNDIEFDNIYVSPYFRKIDARRRARGSMTLLPFKKIERRKFVDPYSVKPSKTERSHLTGQIVKLLLELITASVFVILDWLFYEVLDLIRRHAYMEYAQAGHHDLSLEIRGTGVIASLIRNAIRGFNVKKRIKTVVSNSACLPRPTKLPAYVIVRIYGTFIAVFLLIFASIYTERLRRGICSFFYRRREKRRVLYLYNESLRRRLSYTKFMKAKVKNMVRTRHLENEVNFWLAVRLKWPDRFGWLKYFACARERCLICGDPEPRKGPKYRACITPGCPFLHCAECWRDVGKICYACTEFSDTETEEYDTQRSDF; translated from the exons ATGCCCGGAATGGAGAATGTAACCAATCTCGGTCTTCGAGTGGAGAAATTCAAGAAAGATTTCCTCAAGCATTACCAGACCAAGTTTCCAATCTTGTTCCGTATTTGTTTTGATCCGATAGGCACTCATAAGAAGTCGCGTGCCTTTATCGGTTTCTTGCTCGGATTTTTTATGGCTGTTCTTCTATACGAATGCATTATCGTCGACCTGCAGTTCGACGCGTATACCAGCGTGTACCTTGGTGGTATTTTGATTACGATGCTGTCAATTGGATGTGCCTTGTCGATTCAG GTGAGGTGTATTTCCATCTTAACGATACCAGCGTTTTTTGGCCGAGCAGGTCGAAGTATGTTGAGAGCACTGATTTTTGGATACATCATTGCCGGACCATTGTTTAATTTAGTGTATAACGCTAAAGAGGTGGTAAGAACATTCGGCTGCACTACACAGTTGACGTACAACCTTACCAAGACAAGATTTGATTTAATGTTCAAACCGTTTCAACAG gcGATCCTTGCTATGAAAGCGGATGCAAATGAGATAAAAGACACGCTTTCTTCGGTGAGGGACTTAATGAGCCCGATTGTCGAAGAAGTGGAGGGGGAGGAAGAAATGTTACGATTAAAGGAGGAAAACGATTATTTGGACGAGTTGCAAGGTGATACAAAAAGAAGCAAGGAAATCGAAGAGAAGCACGAGAAAAAAATTGAAGAAGCCAAATCAGATGCAGAAATATTTGAAGCTAAATACAAGAAAAAAATCGAAGCTCGATGCGAGGAGCAACTTAGTCGTGGTGCAGGAAGGTGTAG GGACATGTTCGGTAATGCTTACGACAAGTGTTACGAAGCAGTGAGCGTATTTGTTGCTTGGCTGTTGTGTTGGCCGATGAAATTGACTTTCGTCTGTAATCTGGTTCAAGCACTGGGTGGTTCTAGTATCTGTGATCCTGAAGGAAAGGTTGATAGTGGCATCGGCGAAGGATACATCGCTTTGAaaa GTGCTCGGGACGAATTCAGCCGAAGCTTAAAGGACGCGAAGCTGCAGTACAAAGTGAGGAAGCCGCCGGTGATTTTGGATCTTCAAGATTCGGCGTATGCTGCCAGAGCGGTAATACACGAATTCACAGTGCGGAGAAGATTGTTTCAGTCCGTGATGACCATCGTAAAAAGATGCTTGTCCTTCGTGTTTCTAAAAATCATTCTCGACGCTCAGAGATACCACGACGAATATTTGAATGACATTGAGTTCGACAATATATATGTGTCGCCCTATTTCCGCAAGATAGACGCAAGAAGAAGGGCACGTGGTAGTATGACTCTGTTGCCGTTCAAGAAAATCGAGAGGAGAAAGTTTGTTGATCCTTACAGTGTGAAACCGAGCAAAACCGAAAGGTCTCATTTGACTGGACAGATAGTTAAATTGCTTCTTGAGCTCATCACGGCCAGTGTTTTCGTTATTTTGGATTGGTTATTTTATGAAGTGTTGGATTTAATCAGGAGGCACGCTTATATGGAGTACGCTCAG GCAGGTCACCACGACCTAAGTTTGGAAATTCGCGGAACGGGGGTGATCGCATCATTGATCAGAAACGCGATTCGCGGTTTCAACGTGAAGAAACGAATTAAAACCGTGGTTTCGAACAGCGCGTGCCTTCCTCGACCCACGAAACTACCCGCTTACGTAATCGTCAGGATCTACGGTACCTTCATCGCAGTTTTCCTCCTGATCTTCGCGTCCATCTACACTGAGAGATTACGTCGTGGCATTTGCTCGTTCTTTTatcgaagaagagaaaagagacgAGTATTGTACCTGTACAACGAGAGTTTACGACGCAGGCTCTCGTACACCAAGTTCATGAAGGCTAAGGTGAAGAATATGGTGAGAACGCGTCATTTGGAGAACGAGGTGAATTTCTGGTTGGCCGTGAGACTTAAATGGCCGGATCGTTTTGGATGGCTCAAGTACTTCGCCTGTGCCAGGGAAAGATGTTTAATCTGCGGCGATCCGGAGCCTAGAAAAGGGCCAAAGTACCGAGCATGCATCACTCCAGGCTGCCCCTTCTTGCATTGCGCTGAATGCTGGAGAGACGTAGGAAAGATTTGCTACGCTTGCACTGAATTTTCCGATACAGAAACGGAAGAGTACGACACCCAACGCAGTGACTTTTAG
- the CSP3 gene encoding chemosensory protein 3, translating to MKAMHQILICLFLVMTIVYSLARPDDSAPNVLSKTLASTDKYPAKLDNINVDDILSSDRLLANYHKCLIGDGRCTAEGNEIRKILPEALATDCQKCTEKQAENIKKVVFFLIAKKPELWDQLMDKYDPEKKYRSKYEEQVKKLGVAAN from the exons ATGAAAG CTATGCATCAAATACTGATCTGTCTGTTCCTTGTCATGACAATCGTCTACTCGCTTGCTCGACCCGACGACTCGGCCCCGAACGTGCTTTCCAAAACTCTTGCCTCTACAGACAAATATCCAGCCAAACTTGACAATATCAATGTAGATGATATTCTGAGCAGTGATCGCTTGTTGGCTAATTATCACAAGTGTTTGATAGGCGATGGAAGATGCACTGCTGAAGGAAATGAAATCAGAA AGATCTTACCCGAAGCTCTGGCCACCGATTGCCAGAAATGTACTGAAAAGCAGGCAGAAAATATTAAGAAGGTGGTCTTCTTCTTGATCGCGAAAAAGCCAGAGTTGTGGGACCAACTCATGGACAAGTACGACCCTGAAAAGAAATACAGAAGTAAATACGAGGAGCAAGTGAAGAAGCTGGGTGTAGCAGCTAATTAA
- the Ada2b gene encoding transcriptional adapter 2B isoform X1 has product MADLYAKYNCTYCQEDISGLRVRCVECPDFDLCLQCFSAGAEIGPHKNDHSYQFMDSGTISIFNGRGNWTAREQLRLLDAIEQFGFGNWEDISKHIETRSPEEAKEEYIARYLDGNIGKHTWPPTESYKPNLTDQTKSDHGPLSPDLTSRLPPLDITPEEAAQLGYMPQRDDFERDYNHEAESLVSSLFLNPAEDDDLDIALKLAQVDMYTNNLRERARRKRVVRDYQLVSAFFASSRKDKAVKRKQSKEEKEFRDRMRVFAQFYTAQEYEQFLTNLERERELRLRLSELYRYREHGITRHEECAHFEQVMAQTQGQNDAVDHWHEKKSGSSGPSTPIHRHTSKKREEEKNYSSTDRKYIAKDLPSSSFSINQTNPNRMTTPANQWVEPDNNPNCSSQHSTSSSSATEKNYTAAASGKSCATTRDSEERDIEMEAAAHLLTKQEKSLCLQLDLKPTQYLTQKTLLLQEYLNGNRRSGVVPQSEPESKILHYLVANGWIAAN; this is encoded by the exons ATGGCGG ATTTGTATGCTAAATACAACTGCACCTATTGTCAAGAGGATATCTCGGGCCTACGTGTCAGATGTGTAGAATGCCCAGATTTCGACCTCTGTTTGCAG TGTTTTTCCGCTGGAGCTGAAATTGGCCCACATAAAAATGATCACTCTTATCAGTTTATG GATTCTGGCACCATTAGTATATTTAATGGTAGAGGAAATTGGACTGCTAGGGAACAACTTAGACTCTTGGATGCCATTGAGCAATTTGGTTTTGGAAATTGGGAAGACATTAGCAAACATATTGAAACACGTTCACCAGAAG AAGCAAAAGAAGAATATATTGCTAGATACCTTGATGGCAATATTGGAAAACACACATGGCCTCCTACAGAAAGCTATAAACCAAATCTTACAGATCAAACTAAGTCAGATCATGGACCTCTATCGCCTGATCTCACATCTCGGTTACCACCTTTGGATATCACTCCAGAAGAAGCTGCACAACTGGGATATATGCCACAACGAGATGATTTTGAAAGG GACTACAACCATGAAGCAGAGTCACTTGTTTCTTCATTATTCTTGAACCCTGCAGAAGATGATGATTTGGACATAGCACTTAAACTTGCACAAGTTGATATGTATACCAATAATTTAAGAGAGAGAGCGCGACGAAAAAGAGTCGTACGGGATTACCAGcttgtttctgcattttttgcTTCGTCTAGGAAAGATAAGGCAGTCAAAAGAAAACAATCGAAGGAGGAAAA GGAGTTTAGGGATAGGATGCGAGTATTTGCACAGTTTTACACAGCACAGGAATACGAACAGTTTCTAACAAAtcttgaaagagaaagagaactaCGATTACGTCTTTCAGAATTGTATCGTTACCGAGAGCATGGTATTACAAGACACGAAGAATGCGCTCATTTCGAGCAAGTGATGGCACAAACTCAGGGACAAAATGACGCAGTGGATCACTGGCATGAAAAGAAATCT GGCAGCAGTGGGCCGTCCACACCAATACACCGCCACACCTCAAAAAAAAG agaagaagaaaaaaattacTCTTCCACCGACCGAAAGTACATTGCAAAAGACTTACCCAGCAGCAGCTTCTCAATCAATCAAACCAATCCCAATCGGATGACGACTCCAGCCAATCAGTGGGTGGAGCCGGATAACAATCCAAATTGTTCCAGCCAGCATTCTACCAGCTCCAGTTCTGCCACAGAAAAAAATTATACTGCGGCTGCTTCCGGAAAATCTTGTGCGACAACACGAGACTCAGAGGAACGGGATATAGAAATGGAAGCAGCTGCTCATTTATTAACAAAACAAGAAAAGTCTCTGTGTCTTCAACTTGATTTGAAGCCAACGCAGTATTTAACACAAAAGACGTTGTTGTTGCAA GAATATCTAAATGGTAATAGAAGATCAGGTGTTGTACCTCAGTCGGAACCAGAGAGTAAGATATTACATTATCTGGTAGCAAATGGCTGGATCGCGGCCAATTga
- the Ada2b gene encoding transcriptional adapter 2B isoform X2 has product MADLYAKYNCTYCQEDISGLRVRCVECPDFDLCLQCFSAGAEIGPHKNDHSYQFMDSGTISIFNGRGNWTAREQLRLLDAIEQFGFGNWEDISKHIETRSPEEAKEEYIARYLDGNIGKHTWPPTESYKPNLTDQTKSDHGPLSPDLTSRLPPLDITPEEAAQLGYMPQRDDFERDYNHEAESLVSSLFLNPAEDDDLDIALKLAQVDMYTNNLRERARRKRVVRDYQLVSAFFASSRKDKAVKRKQSKEEKEFRDRMRVFAQFYTAQEYEQFLTNLERERELRLRLSELYRYREHGITRHEECAHFEQVMAQTQGQNDAVDHWHEKKSAFVNRLYQFAFHLGQQWAVHTNTPPHLKKKRRRKKLLFHRPKVHCKRLTQQQLLNQSNQSQSDDDSSQSVGGAG; this is encoded by the exons ATGGCGG ATTTGTATGCTAAATACAACTGCACCTATTGTCAAGAGGATATCTCGGGCCTACGTGTCAGATGTGTAGAATGCCCAGATTTCGACCTCTGTTTGCAG TGTTTTTCCGCTGGAGCTGAAATTGGCCCACATAAAAATGATCACTCTTATCAGTTTATG GATTCTGGCACCATTAGTATATTTAATGGTAGAGGAAATTGGACTGCTAGGGAACAACTTAGACTCTTGGATGCCATTGAGCAATTTGGTTTTGGAAATTGGGAAGACATTAGCAAACATATTGAAACACGTTCACCAGAAG AAGCAAAAGAAGAATATATTGCTAGATACCTTGATGGCAATATTGGAAAACACACATGGCCTCCTACAGAAAGCTATAAACCAAATCTTACAGATCAAACTAAGTCAGATCATGGACCTCTATCGCCTGATCTCACATCTCGGTTACCACCTTTGGATATCACTCCAGAAGAAGCTGCACAACTGGGATATATGCCACAACGAGATGATTTTGAAAGG GACTACAACCATGAAGCAGAGTCACTTGTTTCTTCATTATTCTTGAACCCTGCAGAAGATGATGATTTGGACATAGCACTTAAACTTGCACAAGTTGATATGTATACCAATAATTTAAGAGAGAGAGCGCGACGAAAAAGAGTCGTACGGGATTACCAGcttgtttctgcattttttgcTTCGTCTAGGAAAGATAAGGCAGTCAAAAGAAAACAATCGAAGGAGGAAAA GGAGTTTAGGGATAGGATGCGAGTATTTGCACAGTTTTACACAGCACAGGAATACGAACAGTTTCTAACAAAtcttgaaagagaaagagaactaCGATTACGTCTTTCAGAATTGTATCGTTACCGAGAGCATGGTATTACAAGACACGAAGAATGCGCTCATTTCGAGCAAGTGATGGCACAAACTCAGGGACAAAATGACGCAGTGGATCACTGGCATGAAAAGAAATCT GCATTTGTGAACAGATTGTATCAGTTTGCATTTCACTTAGGGCAGCAGTGGGCCGTCCACACCAATACACCGCCACACCTCAAAAAAAAG agaagaagaaaaaaattacTCTTCCACCGACCGAAAGTACATTGCAAAAGACTTACCCAGCAGCAGCTTCTCAATCAATCAAACCAATCCCAATCGGATGACGACTCCAGCCAATCAGTGGGTGGAGCCGGATAA